The Acropora palmata chromosome 10, jaAcrPala1.3, whole genome shotgun sequence genome contains a region encoding:
- the LOC141895016 gene encoding uncharacterized protein LOC141895016, translating into MRDLLEGTVRKIERFRKLGYTVQVLWECEFHQQLATNPEMKDFVRNLNLDTPLEPRHGFFGGRTNAVSLYKEVADDEKIHYVDFTSLYPWTNKYREVPLGHPEILTSEALVNHSIDDFFDMIKCEILPPSFLFHPLLPYRANGKLMFPLCRTCAENLQQTPCEHSDSERTLSGTWPSIEIQKACELSYRVVKLIEVWHFQDRSADLFKGYIDTFLKIKQEASGWPSWCRTEKDKRQYVREYQEKEGIKLDPENPGLWSLAKLMLNSFWGKFGQRDNMPQVEWVKDPERYFQLLTCQSTQVKNIQFVNDECVEVYYTRGDDFIPTSDKTDVVIAAFTTAHARLKLYSVLQRLQTRVLYFDTDSVTFTSQPNEWMPPLGDYLGELTSELDDDDHITIFVSGGPKTMPIKPRTLKESVKCKALL; encoded by the exons ATGAGAGATCTGCTGGAGGGAACTGTGCGAAAGATTGAACGTTTCAGGAAGCTAGGTTACACGGTGCAGGTCCTCTGGGAATGTGAATTTCACCAACAACTAGCCACTAACCCAGAGATGAAAGATTTTGTCCGGAACCTCAACCTCGACACTCCGTTAGAGCCTCGTCATGGGTTTTTTGGTGGTCGCACAAACGCCGTTTCCCTGTACAAGGAAGTTGCTGATGATGAGAAAATTCACTATGTGGATTTTACTTCTCTGTACCCATGGACCAACAAGTATCGTGAAGTTCCTCTAGGCCATCCTGAAATCCTCACAAGCGAAGCTCTGGTGAACCACTCAATCGATGATTTCTTCGATATGATCAAGTGTGAGATCCTCCCGCCCTCCTTCCTTTTTCACCCTCTCCTTCCTTATCGCGCTAACGGGAAACTCATGTTTCCGCTATGCAGAACCTGTGCAGAGAATCTCCAACAAACGCCTTGTGAACACAGCGACAGCGAACGCACCCTCTCTGGAACATGGCCGTCcattgaaatccaaaaggcTTGTGAACTCAGTTATCGTGTGGTGAAGTTAATTGAAGTTTGGCATTTCCAAGATAGGTCGGCTGATTTATTTAAAGGTTATATTGACacttttcttaaaattaaacaagaagcGAGTGGGTGGCCCTCGTGGTGTAGGACAGAGAAGGATAAACGTCAGTACGTCAGAGAGTaccaagaaaaagaaggcaTCAAGCTAGACCCTGAGAATCCCGGACTATGGTCCTTGGCGAAGCTGATGCTGAATTCCTTCT GGGGGAAATTCGGCCAGCGAGACAACATGCCTCAGGTGGAATGGGTGAAAGACCCAGAACGCTATTTCCAACTCCTCACCTGTCAATCCACCCAAGTAAAGAATATTCAGTTTGTGAACGATGAATGTGTGGAAGTGTACTACACAAGAGGAGACGACTTCATTCCTACCTCTGACAAGACCGATGTCGTGATTGCTGCCTTTACCACAGCCCACGCCCGACTTAAACTCTACTCTGTCCTTCAACGCCTGCAAACCAGAGTTCTCTACTTCGATACTGACTCCGTGACATTCACTAGCCAACCGAATGAATGGATGCCTCCTCTGGGTGATTACTTGGGAGAGCTCACGAGTGAATTGGATGATGACGACCATATCACCATTTTTGTCTCAGGGGGGCCAAAAACTATGCCTATCAAACCAAGAACGCTAAAAGAGTCTGTAAAGTGCAAGGCTTTACTTTGA